The Chitinibacter bivalviorum genomic interval CCCAAACCAAAACGCGCCGCCGTCTTACCAGTCACGCCGCGCTTTTTGAAATATTCAATTGCCTGCGGCGCAGTCTTTAATTGGGCGCGATAAAAATCAAACGCCGTTTTGAGCACATCGTAGATGCCAGGGGCTTTTTTTTGCTCTTCGGTTTGCGGCTTATCCTCGACGGGCACCTGCATCCCGACTGATTCTGCCAACTGCCGCACGGCATCTGGAAAACTCAGCGCCTGATGCTCCATCACAAAGCTCAGCGCCGAGCCGTGCGCACCACACCCAAAGCAATGATAAAACTGCTTGGTCTGACTGACGGTAAACGAGGGGGATTTTTCTTTATGAAATGGGCAGCAGGCCATGTAATTTTGGCCCGCCTTTTTGAGCGGCAGATAGCGCTCAACCACGTCGACAATATCAACGCGATTGAGCAAATCCTGAATAAAATCTTCAGGGATACGCGCCATCAATAATCCTTAAGCCAGACGAGCTTTGATGAGCTTACTCACCTCAGCCATATCGGCACGACCCGCCAATTTTGGCTTCAGATCGCCCATAATTTTACCCATGCTAGCTGGCGTACTACCGTGAGTAGCAATGGCCTCATCCAAATACACGGCGATTTCGTCGCTCGTTAATTGTTGCGGCATGTAATCGGCCAACACCACCAATTCGGCCTTTTCTTTATCCGCCAAATCCAGCCG includes:
- a CDS encoding GatB/YqeY domain-containing protein; the encoded protein is MSLKAQITADMKTAMKEKQVERLGTIRLLLAAMKQREVDERIELSDADIAAIIEKMVKQRKDSISQFEAAQRLDLADKEKAELVVLADYMPQQLTSDEIAVYLDEAIATHGSTPASMGKIMGDLKPKLAGRADMAEVSKLIKARLA